GCTCAAATCAAAACTGCGCCACGCCAGAACCAACTCCGCTTCGGCTTCGCCCTGCTGACCCGCCGCCAACAAAGCATTCACATAAGTCAGCACCCCGCGCCCGGTCTGCGGCGCAGAGGCCCGGTAAAACCGGATGATGTCGTCGCGCGGCGCATCCTCCAGCGCCTGCTCCGAGCGCCGCCGCAACAGCGCCAGCCCCGGCCAATCGCCATGCTTGGCCAGAAACGCCTCCACCTCGGCATAACTGCCCCGCCCGGCCCGCAACCGATACCATTCAATCAAGGTCGCCGCCGCCGGACCATCGCGCTCAGCCAGCGCCGCCGCGCGTTCCCAATCACCCCGGTTCATCGCATGAAGCGCACTGGCAAGCGGGCGCGGGGCCATGCGCACAGGCTCCGCCAGCGACGGAAACGCCGCAAAAACACACCAAATCAGGGCCAAGACCCGCAACATCCCTTGCATTTCCCCGCATCATTCAGGATAGACAGCCCCAGCATAACGCCCATGGCCACACCCGCAATTCACAAACGCGAAGACCAGCGGCAGCTTGCATGAAACCTGACAATCGGGCCAACCCGCCCATTGTGCCACGAAAAAGGAGCGTCACCATGTTCAAAGGGTCCCTTCCCGCCCTGGTCACGCCGTTCAAAAACGGCGAACTGGATCTGGATACGCTCAAGAAACTGATCGACTGGCACATTTCGCAAGGTTCCAACGGCTTCGTGCCGGTCGGCACCACCGGCGAAAGCCCCACGCTCAGCCATAGCGAACATGACGCCGTCGTCGCCTGCGTGGTCGAAGCCACTAAAGGGCGCGTGCCGGTGATCGCGGGGGCCGGTTCCAACAGCACCACCGAATCGATCCGCCTTGCGCAAGCCGCCGAAAAGGCCGGGGCCGATGCCGTGCTCGTGGTTACGCCCTATTACAACAAGCCAACCCAGGCCGGGCTGATCGCGCATTTCACCGCCGTCCACGATGCCTGCGGCCTGCCGATCATCATCTACAACATCCCCGGCCGCTCGGTTGTCGATATGCTGCCCGCAACCATGGGCGAACTCGCCAAACTGCCGCGCATTGCAGGCGTCAAGGACGCCACCGCCGATCTCTCGCGCGTACCGCAACAGCGGATCACCTGCGGCACCGATTTCATTCAGCTTTCCGGCGAAGACGCCACCGCTCTTGGCTACAATGCCCATGGCGGGCAAGGCTGCATTTCCGTCACCGCCAACGTCGCCCCCAAACTCTGCGCCGAGTTTCAGGCCGCCACGCTCAAGGGGGATTACGCCACCGCGCTCGAATTGCTCGACCGGTTGATGCCGCTTCATATCGCAATCTTTGCCGAACCCGGCGTTGTCGGCGCGAAATACGCAATGTCGAAGCTCGGGCTTTGCTCTGCCGATGTGCGCCTGCCGCTCACCGACCTCAGCGATGCCACCAAAGCGCAAATCGACGCCGCCATGCGCCATGCCGGTCTGCTCACCTGAGCCAGTGCCGCAGCGACAACCGACCAATCAACGCGGGCGTCAGCCCGTGCCGCGCCCAACAAACACACCCCCATCCCGCCCTTTCCGGGCGGGGTTTTCCTTTTGAACCGGCGCATCCTCTGCGCCAGAACGGACCGCCCCTTGAAACAAGCCCTCGCAGACGCCCTTGAAACCCGTGGCTACGCCACTCTCACCCCGGTGCAGCAGGCCGTCACCAACCCCGACTATGACGGTGCCGATCTGCTGGTTTCGGCTCAAACCGGCTCCGGTAAAACCGTGGGCTTTGGCCTTGCCATCGCGCCCACCATCCTTGGCACCGATGAAAGCTTCTCGGCCGCCGCTGCCCCGCTGGCCCTGATCATCGCGCCGACCCGCGAACTGGCCCTGCAAGTGAAGCGCGAACTTGGCTGGCTTTATGCCGGGGCGGGCGCTGTGCTGGCCTCCTGCGTTGGTGGCATGGACATGCGCGATGAACGCCGCGCGCTGGCACGGGGCGCGCATATCGTCGTCGCCACGCCGGGGCGCTTGCGCGATCACGTCATGCGCGGCTCGATTGATCTCACTGCCCTGCGCGCCGTGGTGCTGGACGAAGCGGATGAAATGCTCGATCTCGGCTTTCGCGAAGACCTCGAATTCATCCTCGGCGAAACCCCCGAAACCCGCCGCACCCTGCTCTTTTCCGCCACCGTCCCGCGCGGCATCGCCGCGCTTGCCAAAAGCTATCAGCGCGACGCAATCCGCGTCACCACGCTGGCGGAAACCACGCAACACGCCGATATCGAATACCACGCGCTCAACGTGGCCCAGCATGACGCCGAAAACGCCATCATCAACGTGTTGCGCTTTCACGAGGCCCCCAATGCGCTGGTGTTCGCCAATACCCGCGCCATGGTCGCGAGGATGACAACCCGGCTGTCCAATCGCGGCTTTTCGGTCGTCTCGCTTTCCGGTGAGCTGTCACAGACCGAGCGAAGCCATGCCCTGCAAGCCATGCGCGATGGCCGTGCGCGCATCTGCGTGGCCACCGATGTGGCCGCGCGCGGCATCGACCTGCCCAATCTCGATCTGGTGGTGCATGCCGAACTGCCCTCGAACCACGAAACCCTGCTGCACCGCTCCGGGCGCACTGGTCGCGCCGGGCGCAAAGGCACCAGTGCGCTGATCGTGCCGCCGAAAGCGCGCCGCAAGGCCGAACGCCTGCTGCAATCGGCCAAACTCACCGCCACTTGGGGGCCAGCCCCTCCGCCGAAGCGGTCAGCGCACGCGATGAAGAACGCATGCTCGCCGATCCGGCCTGGACCGACCCGCTCAGCGATGCGGAACACGCCCCGGTGCGCAAACTGCTCGACAGCTTCACCCCCGAACAACTCGCCGCCGCATACCTCAGGCTCTATCACGCCCGCCAATCCGCGCCAGAAGACCTCTCACCGCCCGACGCGACCCCGGTCAAAACGCCCCGCGCCGCCTTCGGGCCAAGCGTCTGGTTTTCGGTTGCGGGCGGACATGCGCGCAATGATGAACCCCGCCGCCTGCTGCCAATGCTCTGCAAGGCAGGCGATCTCAGCCGCGATGACATCGGCGCCATCCGGGTGCAGGCCGAAGCCGCGCTGGTTGAACTGCGCGAATCTGCCGTGGCTGGGTTCCTCTCGGCACTGGGCGATACCATGACGGTAGAAGGCGGCAGGCGCGTCACCCAACTCCCCGGCGCGCCCGATCTTGCCCACAAATCAACGCCGCGCGGCAAACCCGCACCGCGCCCCAAGCCAAGGCATGACGGCCCTGCCGCGCGCAAACCCGCAGCAAAACCAACCCCAAAACCCGCTGAAGCACCCAAGCCTGAAGCACCCAAAGCGGCCAAGCCCGCATCTTCGCCGCCAATTGATTGGAACGACGCGCCACCTCCCCGGCACAAGAAACCCAAGGGAGCCGCGAAAAAGCCGTTCAAAAAGCCCGAACCAAAGCAAGACAAAGACGCGGTCGCCAAACTTCGCAAGAAGCGCAGCGCCGACCCGTCGCAAAGCCTGCGCACCACCGGGAAAAACCGCACGGCAAAGGCCCGAAACCGCCCGCCGGGAAACCATCAAGCAAGAAAAACCGCGCCCGCGCCGCCGCTGCCAAAACCGCCAAGGGCGGCAACGCCAGACCACAGCGCAAATCATAAGCGTGTAAAGGCCGCGCCCTGCTTCGGCGCGCCCTTTACGCGCCCGCGTCGATAATCGCGCGGGCCAGCAACGGCACGGTTGTCTGGTTAAGCCCGGCCACATTGATCCGGCTGTCACCCACCATATAAATGCCGTTCTCAAGCCGCAGCTTTTCGACCATCTCGGGCGGCAGCCCAAGGCGGGAAAACATTCCCCGGTGCTGGGCCACGAAGCCAAACCGGTCCGAGCCGGACAACCGTTGCAATTCACCCGCCAGTTGCTCGCGCAGCGCCAGCATCCCCAGCCGGGTTTCCTCCAACTCTTCTTTCCACGTCTCGCGCAGCGCCGGATCAGTCAAAATCATCGTGACCAACCGCGCGCCGTGATCGGGCGGGAACGAAATGCTCTGCCGATTGAGGAAGCTCAGATTGCCTTGCGTCAGCGCCACATGCGCTTTGTTCGCGCTCACCGCCAACAGGATGCCGGTGCGTTCGCGGTAGATGCCGAAATTCTTTGAACAGGACGCCGCGATCAACACCTCCGGGCAATTCGCCGCCACCAGCCGCGTACCCGCCGCATCCGCCTCCAACCCCTCGCCAAAACCCTGATAGGCAAGGTCAATCATCGGCACCGCGCCTTTTTCGTTCAGCCGGTCCACCACCGCTTGCCATTCCGTGAGGTTCAGGTTGGCTCCCGTCGGGTTGTGACAACAGCCATGCAGCAACACCACATCGCCCGCGCGCAACCCCTCCAGATCGGCCATCATGCCATCGAAATCGACCGCGCGCGTCTCGTCATCGAAATAACGATACGGCACAATCTCGATCCCGAGATAGTTCAGAATACCAAGATGGTTGGGCCATGTCGGGTTGCTGACAAAAACCCGCGCGCCCGGACTGGCCATCCGAACCAATTCCAACGCGAGGCGCACCGCCCCTGTGCCGCCGGGGGTCGCCGCCGCCGCCACCTGTGCGCGCGGCACCGCATCATCCAACACAAGCCGGATCATCACATCGTGAAATTCCGGGTCGCCGGCCATCGCCACATAAGTTTTGGTGGTCTGCGTCTCGGCAAGTTCCTTTTCGGCGGACCTGACCGCGTGCATGATGGGCGTGATACCTTCGGCGTTTTTGTAAACCCCGACACCAAGGTCAATCTTGCCGTCCCGCTTGTCGTTGCGGAACATGCCCATCAACTGAATGATCTTGTCGGGCGCTTGCTCGTCGAGGGTCTCGAACATCACGTTTCTCCGGTTACCACGGGCAGCGTGGGGAAAGCCCCCATTCGCTCCACGATCCATCATATACCGCCCAGTCGCGCTTGCCCGCCCGTTCCAAGGCCAGCGCCAGAACACAGGCCGTCACGCCCGAGCCGCAACTGGTAATCGCAGGCTTGGCCATATCCACGCCCGCCGCCTCGAAAATAGCGCGCAGCGCCTCCGGCTCTTTCAGCGTCTTGTCGTCATTCAGAAGCGTCGGATAGGGCACATTTTTCGCCCCCGGAATATGCCCGCTGCGCAACCCCTCACGCGGCTCAGGCTCAGTGCCCGCAAACCGCCCCGGCCCGCGCGCATCAATAATCTCGTAATCGCCGAGCTTGGAAGCCGCGGAAACCTGCGTGACATCCTTCACCAACTGGTTTTGCCGACGCGCGGTCATATGCCGGTCGCGCAGCACCGGCGGCAAATCCTCAACCTCGCGCCCTTCGGCCTGCCATTTCGGGAACCCGCCATCAAGCACGGCGATATTCTCTTTCCCCATCAGCCGGAACAACCACCAGACCCGCGCAGCACTCACCAACCCGTGCATGTCGTAAACCACAACCTGATGCCCGTCGCCCACGCCCATCGCGCGCAACCGGCTCATGAATTTCTCCACCGGCGGGGCCATATGCGGCAGGTCCGAGCGCGCATCGGCCACATCGTCAATGTCGAAATAACGCGCGCCGGGGATATGCGCCGCCTCGTATTCCGCGCGCCCATCGCGGTCGGTTCCCGGCATGTGAAACGTGCCATCAAGAACCCGCAAATCCGGGTCTTTCAAATGCGCCGCCAGCCATTCGGTCGAAACCAGCGTTTTCGGATCATCAACCGCCATTTGCGCCCCCGGACTATTGCCCTGTCTCCCTACCGCGCAGCCGTCAAAGGCGCAAGGCCGGGCGCTGCACGTGGCAGGCCCGGCCCGGCAATTTCTTACCATCTGGCGACGTGGTGTTACGCCTTCGACATCATGTTCTTGACCATGCCGACAATGGCCAACAGCACACCACCGCCAACACCGCCCGAGGCCACCTGCCCGATGATCGCGCCAATATCCATGCCGCCGCCCCCGGCCATCGCTCCGGCACCGGCCATCGTGAGCAGTTTGCCACCGATCCCGCCACCGACGATCCCGGCAATCGAATTCACCAACACACCCATATTGAGATTTTTCAACAAACCACCGGCCACGTTGCCGCCAACAGCGCCCGAAACCAGGCTGATCAGAAGTTGTTCCATCACGTTTCTCCAGAGGGTCTGAAAACACAGTGTGGCCAAGGGCTAACCCCTCACCCCGGCTCACGAAAATGTTAGCAAACCTTATAGAAAAACCAACATGGGAGTTTCACGCGGCTATTCCCCGTGGCGCAAAAGCCTCTGTTTCTGGCGGCCCCAGTCGCGTTTGGCATCGGCGGCGCGCTTGTCATGCAGCTTCTTGCCCTTGGCAATCCCGATCTTCAGCTTGGCCTTGCCGCGATGGTTGAAATACAGCACCAACGGCACCAAAGTCATCCCCTTGCGCTGGGTTTCGTTCCACAGGCGCGACAATTCCTTGCGCGAAACCAACAGCTTACGCCTGCGCCGCTCTTCATGGCCAAATGTCTTGGCCTGTATGTACGGCGCGATGTAGGAATTCACCAACCACAGCTCACCCTCCTCCACCGCGGCATAGGATTCCGCGATGTTGGCGCCGCCCTGACGCAGGGATTTCACTTCCGATCCCTCAAGGATGATACCACACTCAAGATCATCCTCGATCGCATAATCATAGCGCGCGCGCCGATTATCCGCGATAACCTTGTAATTCGGAGGATCTTTTTGCTTTGCCATAACCGCGCTTGCATACCGTCACATTCGGTGTTGGGCAAGCATCCGTAGGGCGGTTGCAAAACTCTTGCCAGTTTTCCGGTTTTTCCAGAAGATGCGAAAGAGTTATCGAAAAACGCGCATAATCACCGGCGGCGTCACGGCGTAAAAAGGCCGCAAACATCCAAGAGGCCAAAGATGAATCGTTACCCCCGCAATATGATCGGTTATGGGCCCGACGCCCCCGACCCGCAATGGCCGGGCAAGGCCCGCGTCGCCGTGCAATTTGTGCTGAACTATGAAGAGGGTGGCGAAAATTGCATCCTGCACGGCGATGCCGCGTCAGAGGCGTTCCTGTCCGACATCGCAGGTGCCGCCCCATGGCCGGGGCAACGCCACTGGAACATGGAATCAATGTATGAATACGGGGCACGTGCCGGGTTTTGGCGGGTGCATCGGCTGTTTACCGGGGCGGGTATCCCGCTCACCGTCTACGGCGTTGCCACCGCGCTTGCCCGCTCCCCCGAACAGGTCGAGGCGATGCAGGCCGCAGGCTGGGAAATCGCCTCTCACGGCCTCAAATGGGTCGAACACAAAGACATGCCCGAGGAAGAGGAACGCGCCGCCATCAACGAGGCAATCCGCCTGCACACCGAGGTGGTCGGCGAACGCCCGCGCGGCTGGTACACCGGGCGCTGTTCGGCCAATACCGTGCGGCTGGTCGCCGAAGAAGGCGGCTTTGATTACATCTCCGATACCTACGACGATGATCTGCCCTACTGGATCGAATCCGGCGACCGCGATCAATTGATCATCCCCTACACGCTGGAAGCCAACGACATGCGCTTTGCCACCTCTCCGGGCTGGATCAATGGCGAACAGTTCGGCTCCTACCTGCAAGACGCCTTCGATACGCTTTATGAAGAGGCCGCCGACGGCCACCCCCGGATGATGACCATCGGCCTGCATTGCCGCCTGATCGGGCGGCCCGGCAAGATCGCGGCGCTGAAACGCTTCATCGCCCATATCCAGGGCTTCAAGGATGTCTGGACCCCGCGCCGGATCGAACTGGCACAGCACTGGGCAAAAACCCATCCCCACACCCGCGTTGAGCGGCCCAGCACAATGGACGAGCCGCGCTTTACCGCGCGTTTCGGCGGCATCTATGAACATTCGCCATGGATCGCCTCGCGCGCTTGGGCGCTTGAACTTGGCCCGGCGCATGACCGGCCCGCCGGGCTTGCCAACGCGCTCGCCCGCGCCTTCCGCTCATCCAGCCGCGATGAGCGCTTGGGTGTGTTGCAGGCCCACCCCGATCTCGCCGGGAAGCTGGCCGCCGCCAAACGCCTGACCGCTGAAAGCACCGCCGAACAGGCCACAGCCGGGCTTGACGCGCTCACCGACGCCGAGCGCACCCGCTTTACCGAATTGAACACCGCTTACGTGGAAAAACACGGCTTTCCGTTCATCATCGCGGTGCGCGACCATGACAAGGCAGGCATCCTCGCCGCGTTCGAAGCGCGCATTGCAAACGACACCGAAACCGAATTTGCCGAAGCCTGCAAACAGGTCGAACGCATTGCCCGCCTGCGTCTTGAGGAGACACTATGAACCGCGAAACCCCGGCCCCGGCACAAACCTATGCCTGCCCTCCGGGCGGTCATGTCGATCAATCCGAAAACCCAGAAGGCACCGCGATCTTTACGCAAGCCTACGCCGTTCTGCCCGCCAACACGCAGCGCGATATAGTCACCTCGCTTCTGCCCGGCTGGGAAAACGCCCGCGCATGGATTCTCGCGCGCCCGCTCTCGGGCTTTGCCGAAACCTTCGCGCAATACGCGATGGAACTTGCCCCCGGCGGCGGCAGCGACACCCCCGAACCCGATACGCAGGCGCAGGCGGCGCTTTTCGTCACCCGTGGCACCGCCCGGCTAAGCATCGACGGCACCGACCACGCCCTGCGCGCCGGGCATTTTGCCTTCATCCCCGCAGGCACCGCCTGGACTCTGCACAACACCGGCGACAGCGCGTGCAATTTCCAATGGCTGCGCAAACGCTACGTGCCCGCCCCCGGCCTGCAACCGCCCGCGCCTTTCGTGGCCCATGAAACCGATGTGCCCGCTGCGGTGATGCCCGATTGCGATGGCAAATGGGCGACCCAGCGGTTTCTTGATCCCGCTGATCTGCGGTATGATTTTCACATGAATGTCGTCACCTTCCTGCCCGGCGGGCGCATCCCGTTTGCCGAAACGCATGTGATGGAACACGGGCTTTACGTGCTCGAGGGGCAGGCCCGTTACCTGCTCAATACCGATTGGGTCGATGTCGGGCCGGGGGATTTCATGTGGCTGCGCGCGTTCTGCCCGCAAGCCTGTATCGCCACCGGCGACGGCCCGTTTCGCTACCTGCTTTACAAGGATGTGAACCGCCACGTCCCGCTCCGGGTTGCCACTTGAAGCGCCTCACCGCTCAACCGCTCACGGCGCAGGCGTTTGCGCCCTTCGGGGACGTGCTCGCCGCCACCGGCGCGCCCGACATGCTGATCAACGCCGATCTGTGCCAACGCTTCCACGACCGCGCGCGGCTTGATTTCGGCCCCTCTGGCCGCGCCGGTATCTCGATCTTCAACGCCGAACCGCGCACGCTGCCCTATACGCTCGACCTGCTCGAACGCCACCCGGATGGCTCACAGGCGTTTATCCCGATGCACGCGCAGGACTGGCTGGTCATCGTCGCCCCCGACACGGGCGGCAAACCCGGCGACCCGCTGGCGTTTCTGGCCAGTGGCGCACAGGCGATCAACTTCCACCGCGGCACATGGCACGGCGTTCTCACCCCGCTGGCCGCTCCCGGCCTCTTTGTCGTGATCGACAGGATCGGCAACACCGCCAACCTTGAAGAACATAGACTAACCACACCCTATTCGGTCACACTCTGAAACCAAGCCGCCAGCAAGAGCGGCCCTCTTAACCAACAGGAGAAACCCTCATGCTGACCTCCTCGATCGGAACGCCGGAACAGCTCCGCGATCCCAATTATTCCCCACCCTTCCTTCAGGCCGCCCCGCTCGGCATCCAACACGTTCTGGCGATGTTCGTCTCCAACGTCACACCGGCGATCATCGTCGCCGGGGCGGCGGGCTTCGGCTTCGGCTCGAACAGCCCTGATTTCCCGGCCCTGCTCTACATGATCCAGATGTCGATGCTGTTCGCCGGTATCGCCACGCTGTTTCAAACCATCGGCTTCGGCCCGGTCGGCGCGCGCCTGCCGGTGGTGCAGGGCACCTCGTTTGCCTTCATCCCGATCATGATCCCGCTGGTCGCTGGCAAAGGTGTCGAGGCGCTGCCCATCCTGTTTGGCGGCGTGCTGATCGGCGGGCTGTTTCACAGCACGCTCGGCACCGTGGTCGGCAAGCTGCGCTTTGCGTTGCCACCGCTTGTCACCGGGCTTGTTGTCACCATGATCGGCTTGGCGCTGGTCAAGGTCGGCATCGAATATGCCGCCGGTGGCGTGCCCGCCAAGATGTCCGGCGCGGCAAGCTATGGCGGGCTGATGAGCTGGTCCGCCGCGCTGGTGGTCATCTTCACCACGCTGGTGCTCAAATTCTATACCCGCGGAATGATGTCGATCTCCGCCGTGCTCATTGGCATTATCGTCGGCTATTTCTACTGCATCGCCGTCGGGATGCTGCCGATTGCCAAGATTACCAGCAGCTGGGCCAATTCGGCATGGTTCGATGCGCCGGTGCCGTTCAAATACGGGTTTGAGTTCTCTTGGGCGGCGGTAATCGGCTTTTGCCTGATGGCGATTGTCTCGGCGGTCGAAACTGTCGGCGATGTCTCGGGCATCACCAAGGGCGGCGCAGGCCGCGAAGCCACCGACAAGGAAATCGCCGGGGCGACCTATGCAGATGGCATCGGCACCGCCGTTGCCGGGCTTTTCGGCGCGTTGCCCAACACCTCGTTTTCACAGAATGTCGGCCTGATCGCGATGACCGGCGTGATGAGCCGCTATGTCGTCACCATCGGCGCGATCTTCCTGATCGTCTGCGGCCTTGTCCCCAAGGTCGGCGGCGTAATCCGCACTGTCCCGATCGAAGTGCTGGGCGGCGGCGTGATCGTGATGTTCGGCATGGTCGTGGCCGCCGGTGTCTCGATGCTGTCTGACGTGAAGTGGAACTCGCGCAACATGGTGATCTTCGCGGTCGGCCTGTCCGTCGGGCTGGGCCTGCAACTCGAAGTGCTGAACGTCGCCCCCGGCGCGCCCAACGCGCTGCAACACCTGCCCGACACGCTCCGCATCCTCGGCGCGTCCGGCATCCTGCCAGCGGCGCTGATTGCCATCGTGCTCAACCTGATCCTGCCCGATCACTTGCCCGAAGAATCGGTCGAGGAAGTCTCCGGCGGCATGGCAGGCCACGGCGAAGGCTCACTGCCAAACTGAGTAGACCCATAAGAGACGCGCTTCGCCCTGATCCATGGATCAAGGCGGAGCGCATTATGGCGATAAGCCGTGCCAGCGCCGGACCGGGGGCGGCGCATCAACCTCCATTCTGCGGTGCTTTATGTCGGCCAAACACGTCTTCCACCTGAGCTAGGCGCATACGTTTACCAAAGCGCCGGCCCTTCAGGCCGGTCCGGCGCTGGCACGGCGGGCCTTTGGCCCTTGTTCCGTGCCAAAATACGCGCCCGACCGAGCAATAGAGGCTTACACCAACGCACCCCGCAACGCGCGCTGCACCGCCTCAGCCCCGGCAACAACCCCGGCGACCATCGGCACCGCGTTATTGAACCTCAGCGCCTGCCCGTGCCGGTCCGTCACCACGGCACCCGCCTCGCCCAGAATTGCAGCCCCCGCCGCGATGTCCCATTCCCAACTGTCGCGCAGGGTCAGCATCGAATCAAACCGCCCTTCCGCCACAAGGCTCAGCCGATAGGCCAGCGATGGCCGGTAAACCCGCTCCACATCCGGCACGACGCCACCTTTCCAATGCTCCGCACCCAATGCCGGGCGCGCCGCAAGCAGTGTTGCCCCGGCAAGCCCTTGCGCCGTCGAGGCCGCAATCGGTGCGCCGTTCAACGTCGCACCAAGGCCCGCCTCCGCCGCATAAAGCCGCTCCAGCAGCGGCAAGTAAACCACCCCGGCCACAGGCCGCCCATGCTCGACAATGGCCAGTGCGTGCGCCCATGATTTGCCGCCTTCGATGAAATTGCGCGTGCCGTCCAGCGGATCAACAATGAACACCCGCTCGCGCGCCAATCGCTCGGCGCTGTCTTCGCTTTCCTCCGACAGCCAGCCATAGCCGGGGCGTGCGCCGCGCAGCCGCTCGTTCAGCATCCGGTTCACCGCCAGATCGGCCTCTGTCACCGGCCCGGCATCATCCGGCTTGTCCCATTTTTGCACCGTCTCACCGCAATACTCGCGCGCAATCCGCCCGGCCTCGCGCGCGGCATCAATCAACAGCTCAAGATCAGCCCCCGGCAAGCGTCAGCCCCTCGATCAACACCGATGGCACCACCCGGCTCAGCCAAGGCCGCGCGTCATTGCCCGGTTGCATCCGCATCAGCATGTCATTGAGATTGCCCGCAATGGTGCATTCATTCACCGGATAGACAATCTCGCCGTTCTTCACCCAGAACCCGGCGGCCCCGCGCGAATAATCCCCCGTCGTCGGGTTGATCGTCGACCCGATCAGCGAGGTAACAAGCAGCCCCTCGCCCATCTCTGCCATCAACGCATCGCGGCTCACCTCACCCTGCGTCAGCGCCACGTTCCAATTGGTCGGCGATGGCGCGCTGCCCGGCCCGCGCGCCGCATTGCCGGTGCTTTGCATCCCCAGCTTGCGCGCATTGGCCAGATCAAGCGTCCAGCCAGTCAACACACCATCGCGCACAATCTCGCGCCGTCGCACCGGCAGCCCTTCGCCGTCAAACGGGCGCGTCCCTGTTGCGCGCACACGCAACGGGTCTTCGATCACCGAAAGCCCCTCGGGCAAGACCTGCTCGCCCAGCTTGTCACGCAGAAACGACGACCCGCGCGCCACCGCCGCGCCATTCACCGCCGCCAGCAAATGCCCGATCAGCGATGATGAAATGCGCTCATCAAACAACACCGGATAGGCCCCGGTCGGCGGCTTCTTCGCGCCCAGTGCCGCGACCGCCCGCATACCTGCCTCGCGGCCTATGTCTTCCGCCCCGCGCAGATCAGTCTGAAAAATCCGCATGTCGCCATCGTGGTCGCGCTCCATCGCGCTGCCCTCACCGGCGATGGCCACCGCGTAAAGTGACCGGTCGGTGCGCGCATACCCGCCTGCAAACCCGTTGGTCGCCGCCATATGCACCCGCCGCGCCGCATACCCGGCCGAAGCCGACTGCACCTGGCTTACCCCCGCCACGCCCAGCGCCGCCGCCTCCGCCGCGCGCGCGTCCTGCTCCAGCG
This is a stretch of genomic DNA from Aquicoccus sp. G2-2. It encodes these proteins:
- a CDS encoding 3'(2'),5'-bisphosphate nucleotidase CysQ; translated protein: MPGADLELLIDAAREAGRIAREYCGETVQKWDKPDDAGPVTEADLAVNRMLNERLRGARPGYGWLSEESEDSAERLARERVFIVDPLDGTRNFIEGGKSWAHALAIVEHGRPVAGVVYLPLLERLYAAEAGLGATLNGAPIAASTAQGLAGATLLAARPALGAEHWKGGVVPDVERVYRPSLAYRLSLVAEGRFDSMLTLRDSWEWDIAAGAAILGEAGAVVTDRHGQALRFNNAVPMVAGVVAGAEAVQRALRGALV
- a CDS encoding TldD/PmbA family protein — translated: MSKSLETLTQALLAAATRAGAQAADAMAVEGRAISIDVRSGRLEHAERAEGIDLGLRVLIGQRQAMVSSSDVREETMQAMAERAVAMAREAPEDPFIGLAAPGDLAQGWDVAALELADPAPEPTPEALEQDARAAEAAALGVAGVSQVQSASAGYAARRVHMAATNGFAGGYARTDRSLYAVAIAGEGSAMERDHDGDMRIFQTDLRGAEDIGREAGMRAVAALGAKKPPTGAYPVLFDERISSSLIGHLLAAVNGAAVARGSSFLRDKLGEQVLPEGLSVIEDPLRVRATGTRPFDGEGLPVRRREIVRDGVLTGWTLDLANARKLGMQSTGNAARGPGSAPSPTNWNVALTQGEVSRDALMAEMGEGLLVTSLIGSTINPTTGDYSRGAAGFWVKNGEIVYPVNECTIAGNLNDMLMRMQPGNDARPWLSRVVPSVLIEGLTLAGG